One window of Bos javanicus breed banteng chromosome 1, ARS-OSU_banteng_1.0, whole genome shotgun sequence genomic DNA carries:
- the SAMD7 gene encoding sterile alpha motif domain-containing protein 7, with amino-acid sequence MINPMMAMNPLLPASGQQRIPVIPSPFEPPSVDRDLLPPTVAPADPRQFCIPSQFGSSALANANMPNLLSNRVYSGWGILPPESVKAMARRNEMIQRQHTARMEMEMHAIYQQRRIEKVNSKGLAGLGIPFIYGSSIPVGPATYHGRGMLPASDLHLHRSTLRNLQGNPMIVATGPRFTENWGQKCRRLRRGTRSQKVLDSDTESSKSQVEEKPLGQAHAVLYEENEYTKDPEMEALDNHTLGETSGKPTTALADTCGELEPSHRKPWGAQGTPLEEKAWDNGKEKPSEHGLAACGEKNGVYPPARRSSQPGTHVLLTTKENLSLNEDIQKWTVNDVYSFISGLPGCSDYAQVFKDHAIDGETLPLLTEEHLRSAMGLKLGPALKIQSQVSQHVESMFYKKSLSLPTHTKQAFNQPTDTNPLLDFNSWSDTLDIPCSQDMIVPKGTE; translated from the exons ATGATAAATCCAATGATGGCCATGAACCCTTTACTGCCAGCATCAGGGCAGCAGAGAATTCCAGTGATTCCCTCACCATTTGAACCTCCAAGTGTGGATAG AGATTTATTGCCTCCTACTGTAGCACCAGCTGACCCAAGACAGTTTTGTATTCCTTCCCAGTTTGGATCTTCAGCTCTAGCAAATGCAAACATGCCAAACTTGCTGTCCAATCGTGTCTATTCAG GTTGGGGCATTTTGCCACCTGAATCCGTAAAGGCAATGgctagaagaaatgaaatgattCAAAGGCAGCATACTGCCAG gatgGAAATGGAAATGCATGCCATTTACCAGCAAAGGAGAATAGAAAAAGTTAATTCTAAGGGACTAGCAGGCCTAGGGATCCCATTCATTTATGGCTCCAGTATCCCTGTGGGCCCAGCCACCTACCATGGCAGGGGCATGCTCCCAGCCAGTGACCTGCACCTTCACAGAAGCACCCTGAGAAACCTTCAGGGAAACCCCATGATAGTGGCGACTGGTCCACGCTTTACAGAGAACTGGGGGCAAAAATGTCGTCGTCTCAGGAGAGGTACCAGGAGTCAGAAAGTTCTAGACAGTGACACTGAGAGTTCTAAAAGTCAAGTAGAAGAGAAGCCCCTAGGCCAAGCCCATGCAGTTCTCTATGAAGAGAACGAGTATACAAAAGACCCAGAAATGGAGGCTCTGGACAATCACACGTTGGGTGAAACCAGTGGAAAGCCAACTACAGCTCTTGCTGACACCTGTGGAGAGCTGGAGCCCAGCCACAGAAAGCCCTGGGGAGCTCAGGGAACTCCCCTGGAAGAAAAGGCTTGGGACAACGGGAAGGAGAAGCCCTCCGAGCATGGTTTGGCAGCCTGTGGAGAAAAGAATGGGGTGTACCCCCCAGCTCGACGATCATCTCAGCCAG GGACACATGTCTTGCTTACAACCAAGGAAAATCTATCTTTGAATGAAGACATTCAGAAATGGACCGTGAACGATGTGTACAGCTTCATTAGCGGCCTTCCGGGTTGTTCAGACTATGCTCAG GTATTTAAAGATCATGCAATTGATGGAGAAACTTTGCCATTACTCACAGAGGAGCATCTTCGAAGTGCTATGGGATTAAAGTTGGGACCAGCACTGAAGATTCAATCACAG GTATCTCAACATGTGGAAAGTATGTTCTACAAGAAAAGTCTTTCACTTCCTACCCACACAAAACAAGCATTCAATCAACCAACAGATACAAACCCTCTTTTGGATTTTAACTCCTGGAGTGATACATTGGACATTCCTTGTTCCCAGGATATGATCGTTCCTAAAGGAACTGAGTGA